A genomic region of Pseudomonadota bacterium contains the following coding sequences:
- a CDS encoding DUF3857 domain-containing protein has product MNAGRTMFANAWAVGVLLLLALTSVPRAQDVERVQLAQTESDGIIREARKLSAETAPSSGVDQLLVRVHYQIGEDSVETRVRRVVRFGSQEAIQAEADHSIVFDGFSDRLEIRQAASVSPDGSVRWLTEKDLEVDDYPDDYQVYTDSKIVSLLYPALQEGSLTVIDYVLVTDLRSSEHLWSEDVFLQSEYPRHRLEVSAAWAPDLAVQWTRDLPFLSCEEGMRSVACRGEDIPAPVIEAGVDWYDELPAFVITVAQDWSDVVKRARDAFDSALTQREQIGPLARSLTSESDGEEEAFAALFDHVARGVRYVSRSTAGNLITPHAVDDTATSRYGDCKDKSALLVALLQEAGTRAWPVLVSTERSKLTSAPLAGMHYFDHMIVCARLRGEVRCVDPTDAYTDPEHLTASVQGAMALPLLPGAQLQLLPASTYRWRLEVDTELRFDEKGGQHERQVRRYLGEYAGLMRAGYAPMDVKERQRHAEESYADVVSSMGEPTFTFEGLGDLSPTLVVSSENHFEELVATGEDIFYTEPSVWIRSELASVYPEQESYGTSFPGLQVTARYRLDYGGSWRHRFAGPVLDLQHRFGSFKQSVEQHDDHIEFTSTLYVPARELAVQEMESFREFMNLFYKQAKLRVYAKSRQ; this is encoded by the coding sequence TTGAACGCCGGTCGAACGATGTTTGCGAACGCCTGGGCTGTCGGCGTGTTACTGCTGCTCGCGCTCACGTCCGTTCCCCGCGCGCAGGACGTGGAGCGCGTGCAACTCGCCCAGACCGAATCCGACGGCATCATCCGGGAGGCACGCAAGCTCAGTGCTGAGACTGCGCCTTCCTCCGGGGTCGATCAGCTACTCGTTCGCGTCCACTATCAGATCGGTGAGGACTCGGTGGAGACGCGGGTCCGCCGCGTGGTGCGTTTCGGCTCCCAGGAAGCTATCCAGGCTGAGGCTGACCACAGCATTGTGTTCGATGGTTTCTCCGATCGCCTCGAGATCCGACAGGCCGCGAGCGTCTCGCCCGATGGCAGCGTTCGCTGGCTCACGGAGAAGGATCTCGAGGTCGACGACTACCCCGATGATTACCAGGTGTACACGGACAGCAAGATCGTCAGTCTCCTGTATCCGGCCCTGCAGGAGGGGTCGCTCACTGTCATCGACTACGTCCTGGTGACCGACCTGAGGTCCTCCGAGCACCTGTGGTCGGAGGATGTCTTTCTGCAGAGCGAGTATCCGCGCCATCGGCTGGAGGTCAGTGCGGCCTGGGCGCCTGATCTCGCGGTGCAATGGACCCGAGATCTGCCCTTTTTGAGTTGCGAGGAGGGGATGCGCAGCGTCGCCTGCCGGGGGGAGGACATTCCGGCGCCGGTGATCGAGGCGGGCGTGGACTGGTACGACGAACTACCCGCGTTCGTCATCACCGTGGCCCAGGACTGGTCAGACGTGGTCAAGCGTGCACGCGATGCCTTCGATTCGGCCCTGACCCAGCGGGAGCAGATCGGGCCCCTGGCGCGTTCGCTGACCAGCGAGAGCGATGGCGAGGAGGAGGCCTTCGCGGCCCTGTTCGATCACGTTGCGCGCGGTGTGCGCTACGTCAGTCGGTCGACGGCGGGCAACCTGATCACGCCCCATGCCGTTGACGACACGGCCACCAGCCGCTACGGAGATTGCAAGGACAAGTCCGCTCTGTTGGTCGCCCTGTTGCAGGAAGCGGGCACGCGGGCTTGGCCGGTACTGGTCAGCACCGAGCGCAGCAAATTGACCAGCGCTCCCCTGGCCGGCATGCACTACTTCGACCATATGATCGTCTGCGCGCGTCTGCGCGGCGAGGTGCGGTGTGTGGATCCGACCGACGCCTACACGGACCCCGAGCACCTGACGGCATCCGTCCAGGGGGCGATGGCCCTGCCACTGCTTCCGGGTGCGCAGCTGCAGCTATTGCCCGCGAGCACCTATCGCTGGCGCCTGGAGGTGGATACGGAGCTGCGCTTCGATGAGAAGGGTGGCCAGCACGAACGTCAGGTGCGGCGCTATCTTGGCGAGTACGCCGGGCTCATGCGCGCGGGCTACGCGCCGATGGACGTGAAGGAGCGGCAGCGGCACGCGGAAGAGAGCTACGCCGATGTGGTCTCTTCCATGGGCGAACCCACCTTCACCTTCGAAGGCCTCGGCGATCTGTCGCCGACCCTTGTGGTGAGCTCAGAGAACCACTTCGAGGAACTGGTGGCGACCGGGGAAGACATCTTCTACACCGAGCCCAGCGTGTGGATCAGGAGCGAGTTGGCCAGCGTGTACCCCGAGCAGGAGTCCTACGGGACCTCCTTTCCCGGCCTGCAGGTGACCGCCCGCTACCGTCTCGACTACGGCGGCAGCTGGCGCCATCGCTTCGCCGGTCCCGTGCTGGACCTGCAGCATCGCTTCGGCAGCTTTAAGCAGTCGGTGGAACAGCACGATGACCACATCGAATTCACCTCCACCCTCTACGTACCGGCTCGCGAGCTGGCCGTGCAGGAGATGGAGTCCTTTCGTGAGTTCATGAATCTGTTTTACAAACAGGCCAAGCTGCGCGTGTACGCCAAGTCACGGCAATAG
- a CDS encoding NHL repeat-containing protein — MLNLVPRVGVVLLLVVPALQAWGTQADDSLGAPGGIFAAADGQVIYIADGDGDRILAVDPVSGERALVSGEDGLAPRLSGVQDLLQSASGELVVANLTDRLIGVDPESGGRRIVSGGPVGTGPLLEGPRGLVEDAAGILIVADAVGARIVRVDPQTGERTEISGPGVGVGVPFQEPVDVLIEPSGSLLVVDAGRDVVYRVNRSTGDRGILSGAGIGTGRPFDELTSLAPTSSGAIAVLDAGLATVVLVNPGTGARFLLRPEDAPGPWLLSPAYVTAAPDGMLLVSDPALEAVFRLDPQAGERSVLSSNPPPQPYAQVLGVAQDSSGMLYIADDGVDAIFRVDPVTGEVLAISTNVSAGGPPLRSPRDLLIDAFGNLLLVDNEREEVLRVEPTSGERSIVSGVAERVGSGFIMRQPDDIAVAGDGTLIVIGGPRDQLLRIDPVTGDRSFFAGGFNSPVSVAVEADGSVLVADIAFATIYRLDRNGDNLQVVSGLTVGSGRPFGLPRDIALGADGTIYVVDSEPNRLGVFAVDPVTGDREVVSSARLGVGDGERFRNPIALLVEPGGSLIVADETDTLGGLFRVDPVTGDRFLFSPREVALSVDFESGEAEFINFGGGVSEVVPNPFPDADNPSAFTGETQKFFGETFGGSTLVLSDPIPLTDGAFFRMKVRAARRVDVLFKLEVITAERTATYQGTGGWEELCFDFDGVTGDGVNITLLFDLGVVGDADNDPTNWTFQFDDIEQSDRACGEA; from the coding sequence ATGCTGAACCTCGTGCCACGAGTGGGTGTCGTGTTGTTGCTTGTGGTGCCTGCCTTGCAGGCGTGGGGCACCCAGGCAGACGACAGTTTGGGCGCCCCCGGTGGCATCTTCGCCGCAGCAGACGGGCAGGTGATTTACATCGCAGATGGCGACGGCGATCGCATCTTGGCGGTTGACCCGGTCAGCGGTGAGCGTGCACTGGTCTCTGGGGAGGATGGGCTCGCGCCGCGGCTCAGCGGCGTCCAGGATCTGCTGCAGAGCGCGAGCGGGGAGTTGGTGGTGGCGAACCTGACGGACCGATTGATCGGGGTCGATCCCGAATCCGGCGGTCGTCGCATCGTCTCCGGGGGGCCGGTGGGGACGGGCCCGCTGCTGGAGGGGCCACGCGGGCTGGTCGAAGATGCGGCGGGCATCCTGATCGTCGCCGATGCGGTGGGCGCTCGTATCGTTCGCGTAGACCCGCAGACCGGTGAGCGTACTGAGATCTCGGGGCCTGGCGTTGGCGTTGGCGTTCCGTTCCAGGAACCGGTCGATGTGCTCATCGAGCCCAGCGGTTCTCTGCTGGTCGTGGACGCCGGGCGAGATGTGGTCTACCGAGTGAACAGATCGACAGGAGACCGCGGCATCCTATCTGGCGCCGGAATCGGGACGGGTAGACCCTTCGACGAGCTGACCTCTCTCGCACCGACCTCGAGCGGCGCTATCGCGGTGCTGGATGCGGGGCTTGCCACGGTGGTGTTGGTCAACCCGGGGACGGGCGCACGGTTCCTCCTTCGTCCTGAGGACGCGCCAGGTCCGTGGTTGCTGTCTCCGGCGTACGTCACCGCTGCACCCGACGGCATGCTGCTGGTAAGCGACCCTGCGCTGGAGGCGGTGTTCCGACTCGATCCGCAGGCCGGTGAGCGCTCGGTGCTTTCCAGCAACCCACCGCCGCAGCCCTATGCACAAGTGCTGGGCGTCGCACAGGACAGTAGCGGGATGCTCTACATTGCCGATGACGGGGTCGACGCGATTTTCCGCGTTGACCCCGTCACGGGTGAAGTGCTCGCGATCTCCACCAACGTGTCGGCGGGTGGCCCACCGTTACGCTCCCCCCGCGATCTCTTGATCGACGCCTTCGGCAATCTGCTCCTCGTAGACAACGAGCGGGAGGAGGTGTTGAGGGTCGAACCGACCTCGGGTGAGCGATCGATAGTGTCAGGTGTAGCGGAGAGGGTGGGATCCGGCTTCATCATGAGACAGCCGGATGACATCGCCGTGGCGGGCGACGGCACACTGATCGTCATCGGTGGCCCACGGGACCAGTTGCTGCGGATCGATCCGGTGACCGGTGATCGCTCCTTCTTCGCGGGCGGCTTTAACAGTCCGGTCAGTGTCGCCGTGGAAGCCGATGGAAGCGTGCTGGTGGCGGACATCGCCTTCGCCACTATCTATCGCCTCGATCGGAACGGTGACAACCTGCAGGTGGTCAGTGGACTTACGGTTGGGAGCGGGCGGCCCTTCGGGTTGCCCAGAGATATCGCCTTGGGTGCTGACGGCACCATCTACGTGGTGGACTCGGAGCCCAACAGGCTCGGTGTGTTCGCCGTAGACCCGGTCACCGGTGATCGCGAGGTCGTGTCGTCGGCTCGCTTGGGGGTGGGTGATGGGGAGCGCTTCAGAAATCCCATCGCCTTACTCGTGGAACCCGGCGGTTCGTTGATCGTGGCCGACGAGACCGATACCCTCGGCGGGCTATTTCGGGTAGACCCGGTAACCGGCGATCGATTCCTGTTCTCGCCCCGTGAGGTGGCCCTATCGGTCGACTTCGAGTCCGGCGAGGCTGAGTTCATCAACTTCGGCGGCGGTGTGTCTGAGGTGGTCCCCAATCCGTTCCCTGACGCCGACAATCCCAGCGCGTTCACCGGTGAGACGCAGAAGTTTTTCGGCGAGACCTTCGGTGGCAGCACACTGGTGCTGAGCGATCCGATCCCCCTCACCGACGGCGCTTTCTTCCGCATGAAAGTGCGGGCAGCTCGCCGGGTGGACGTGCTGTTCAAGCTCGAGGTGATCACCGCTGAACGCACGGCCACCTATCAGGGCACCGGAGGATGGGAGGAGCTGTGCTTCGACTTCGATGGCGTGACCGGTGACGGCGTCAATATCACCTTGCTCTTCGACCTGGGCGTTGTTGGGGATGCCGACAACGACCCGACGAACTGGACATTCCAGTTCGATGACATCGAGCAATCCGACAGAGCCTGCGGGGAAGCGTAA